The window cataaaagcttcaccaaaaaaagcttcacccaccgcaaaagtttcacccacaaaagcttcacccaccacaaaagcttcacccacaaaagcttcacccaccacaaaagcttcacccacaaaagcttcacctacaaaaaaaatcgaaaattcaaaaaaaaaaaaaaaaaaccttaggccttattttttttgggcctaacaactttcataacaaatatatatgaagaaggagttttaggCTActacttagaaaggaaaatggtgaagttttgttactttggaaacttggctactagcaagacacctccttcgtcaactccctcgaccggagacttaggggactcctaccatatgttaCTGCatcttgatactcagaagtctcacgactactcagtgacttggattttttcaagtctccaaccaagaagtttttcttacttgggaaattaaaggagcactacctaaactacatgcttcactcacaaaggttcaacatacaagcttcaacaaaaggaaaaattcaaagaacttagtgaagaaggccttggtgtatttaacacaatacgttaaaatgaagcaaagcttgtttattgatatctccgataagttacaaatatgtacatatacatgaatcaaaataaacaaacaagagagagcctttacaaaggttgctcaggagaagtctcagtagtcggtagagccccagaaagaagaggcaccagaggatgattattcagagcctcagtactaggcagaaccccagaaggaggaggcacgaaggttgatcatttggagcttcattacgcggtacagccccagaagacgaagacaataaatgtctttggaacaaacccacaaacctctgatgatcaagtaaaatctgaccatcagattcctgcagttggttgagcttcctcttcatgtttatagcatagtcatactgtttattcttatgcttgagccctctgatctcctgtttgagacttatcactttagctgccaatgattcaacttggcgggttcgagcaaataagtgTTAggtcatattagacacagaacctgcacactgaacactgagagtcagagaatccttaacaggcaactcatcagaccatttgaaAAGTactctgttatctttaggagtgagaaggttcatggccatcaccgcagcggtcatatcattcttcatcacagaattctcaacggtaagaggaccagtaggggataagaaggatgggtgccatatattgtcttgagaaggcatggctgcttcttcaccaaagttcaagtcaaaacaacggtcggatgggccagacattctcagaaatgatgaaagagaaatgaggtgcaataaatctatGAAGTAAAGGGAAATTTCTagaagcaataactctctgaatgtacttcttgcacacaattggtgcccctataaaagaaagggcaacagggccgttggttcaaaaatcgaagagacaccactttccacacgcaacagcagctcctcgggtaccacagataactttgccaaagatctctgacaaagtttagacacataaattttgaaggttcaactaccctaccattacccacaagggtaaaggaacagcaccactgcttgataactggaaggTCCCTgcgtgtgtcaacctctatgctccgtggcaaggtagactggcaaaaatgcccaacctttactcacatcgagaaaacacttccaatatgattacttgctcaaaaatcaaagaggcatcgcttcccgaatctcgagagccaaacttccaccaggattgctttctcaaaaatcgaagaggcaccgctatccgaatctcgagagctagactcccgacatgattacttgctcaaaaatcgaagaggcaccaccctccgaatctcgagagccagactcccaacaggattacttgctcaaaaattgaaaaggcaccgccctccgtatctcgagagtcagactcccaacatgattacttgctcaaaaataaaaaaggcacatctatccgaatctcgaaagccatacttccaacatgattacttgctcaaaaattgaagagacaccactctccgaatctcaagagttagactcccaacatgattactttctcaaaaatcgaagaggcaccgttctctgaatcttgagagccagatccccgataggattgcttgttcgaaaatcgaagaggcaccgctctccgaacttcgagagctagatttccttggataaatcttgtctgcaatcttcacacgcaacatcagctttctatataccacataccactttttcaaagtgctttgacaaagttaaaacacgtgaatcttgcagctcccactacattgctatgaccgagaagggtaaaggaacagcattaCCACTCattgttgggacaattcctatatatgtcgaccttcatcctccatagccaggcaaacctacaaataaaaaaaatactcaacttttcttcacttCACATCTGAGAGGGCATTCTCAGCAGAGTttcttgaaatactcagcttcttttccccccgataatacctctgcaaacaagccacaccagagcaaaagtatctcatatcatcagggttaaaagcaagagtatctcatatcatgctttttccctgtctcttcctttggccttgttcttacctgcaagacaaggagaaagagagtaatcagtcagcacttggaatcaagcttccagtcaggaactgactgcctggaaccccttgcctgactacttacctggcattgctctcgagtactcatcttcaacatcttatgcttcaagagaagataccacatctgtctgaggaacagatagagcaaatgagaatgatacaaagaagcatgtggagacaagcgtaacagatcacgtgccgatacatccactactttgtcaacagcaaaagtatcccatatcatcagggtcgaacgtactctagatttgatggacttgttttgaccctcaaattcttgagtcggccttatactctggaggaaaccaaaaaaccctcaagcctagttcaagaataagcctgtggaaagttacttcttcaaaagaaaaaagtatctcatatcatgtcttctccatttgtttctccttatcattgttgttgtttacgacacaaggagaaggagaacaatcaaccggaagccgaagtcgaacctccgatccaagttgcttgcttggaagtttgattgcttaccttgtctattacctcattcggcaaatctcctagctcggtgacttgggggactcctactatagagtttgtatcgcacttgaccaagcccgaaactacaagtaagtttcaaatgaaattgatacattaccttgtgcatcttcattgtTTAAaaataccacccttggatggaggaaaattacttccaaagaagatgccacatctacatatgaaacatataaggcaagtgaaaatgataccacacttcggtacttagaagtttcgtgattactcaatggcttagaTCTTGCAAATCCGCAACTGAGGAGCTTCCCTTACtagggaacttaggggagcactgtttataccatacttgaccaatcctaaaactactgagcaccagtcaacattataccgtcaaagacccagaagagtttccctcaaaccaggaggccaatcacagcgcgaaacatgtcgacatcagaagccaatcatagcgcaacacatgtcaacatcagaagccaatcacaacaagacacgtgtcaatgtcagaatgaaactagaaactctcttctagaaatagagatcattctctcacaatatttcctaatgttatttgtactaaatcattcacttgtactcactaaaggagagattgaacctatgtacttgtgtaaacccttcacaattaatgagaactcctctactccgtgaacgtagccaatctgggtgaaccacgtacatcttgtgtttgcttccctatctctatccatttacatacttatccacactagtgaccggagcaatctagcgaatgtcacaaacttaacactttctgttgtactaaagtcctcattgattttatacatcaacattatttttcatcAGGCATTCCCAATTGCTCAACCAGATgaagacaagaaaaagaaagggtgCACTGAGAAGAAAAGGCCAGCTCCTCCTTATATCCTATGGTGCAAAGATCAGTGGGCTGAGGTAAATTAGAGATTAGGACACTATGATTGTTCGGAGATTTAAATGCGAAACACATTCCGAATCCGCTTGTGGTTTTTGATGCAGATCAAGAAGGAGAACCCTGAGGCAGATTTTAAGGAAGTCTCAAACATTTTGGGGGCCAAGTGGAAGAACTTCAGCCCCGAAGAGAAGAGGCCTTACGAAGAGAGGTACCAGGTTGAAAAGGAAGCTTATCTGCAAGTGACTGCGAAAGAGAAGAGTGAGGTTGAAGCAATGTATCTTTTGGAGGATGAGCACAAGCAGAAGATGGCTATGGAGTTACTTGAACAATATATGCGGTTCAAGCAAGAAGCCAAAAAGGAGAACAAGAAATCCAAGGAAAAGGATCCATCGAAACCCAAGCATCCAATGTCGGCTTTTTTTCTGTTCACAAACGGCAGGCGACCGGCTCTGGCTGCAGAGAACAAAACTGTCACTGAGGTAACTGAAAATCACCATCCCCACATGAAAAATCTCTATCCGTATTCGGTTATTTTGATCTCTTTTAACTAGTCAATTTGGGGACTATTTCGTAGATTGCAAAGATCACTGGTGAGGAATGGAAAAACATGACAGAGGAACAAAAATTGCCGTATGAAGAGATGACTAGGAAGAACAAGGAGAAGTATATTCAAGAGATGGAGGCTTACAAGGAGATGAAGGAAGAGGAAGCTTCCAATCTCAAAAAGGAAAAGCATGAAGTCTTGCAGCTGCttaagaagaaggagaagactgAAAATATTATCAAGGTTTGCTAATCGAGCTGTAAACTCCGTTGTTTTTACCAATTTGGTTTCTAATGTATGATTAGTTGATTATTGATCGAGTTCTATGAATTAACGGAAAATGAAGGaggagcagaagaagaagaagaaggaagaaaagaagaagccCAAGAGGCCTGCATCCTCTTACCTCTTGTTTAGGTAAAGTTCCTCACTAGTCCTGTAATGTATTATACATGAAACCCTTTAAGGGGTAAAATTTTGGTCACGTGATGAGAGCGATAGAGGGGCAGAGAGGGGAAATATTTCCAGCTCCATGGTAGGATGTCTGCTGGGTAGAAGAGAATAAAAACTGATTTCGGTTTCGTTTTGAATAATGCAGCAAGGAAGCAAGAAAGGCTCTTTTGGAGGAGAGACCAGGGACTAACAGCACCACCATCACTGCAATGATTTCATTGAAATGGAAGGTACGAGATTGAATTTGGGTTCGAAAGACGCGTTTGGTAACATTTTCTtgaccctaaattaattaaactgatcctattttttctttcacttGTTGGGTTATATAGgaaatgaaggaagaagagaaaaaggtATGGAATGAAAACGCAGCTGAAGCAATGGAAGCATACAAGAAGGAGGTATTGGAACATAACAAAAGTGTTGTTGCCGCATCTTCCTCCGCTTATTGATGATGTTCAAGTGTTGTACAAGGAGCCCCATCACTTTGATGGCCTAATTTGACTTTTTATACCGTAGACTTTGCAAATTATGAATGAATATTTGAATGATTGAAATTCAAGACATACATCTTTTTTCTATACTCCAAAGGACTTCATagaatcaaattcaaaacaacGCTCTACAAATTAGAAAATTCTTGCATGTCATCGGGAACGTTACGGTTTTGAAACAGGTTGTATTGATCACATGACATGTAGCACGTAAAATCAATTAAACGACGTCCTAAGCTAAAAAAGATTGTTACATGTCACTCAAGTATATTACGGTTTGAACACTTATCGCACCACGCGTTAGTTATTTTACCCGATAACATGCAAGTGTTTGCAAATTGATGAAAACACCATCATACCAACTCCACCACTTGTTCACGCCACAAGTGACCATACTTTCCGCAAAAGGAGAACAAAACAATGTGAAAGTGACATGTGCGACAATTCTAAAATTTTGGAGAAATTATGATGATATATTATAAACTCGGTAGTTTCTGACATGACACGAtgacgacacgaaaataatgaatttcgaatcaacacgataactaatcggatCATTAtcaggtgacccgttaagaatccgttaataacgggtatacacgcggATAACATGTGGGTAACCCGTTtagacccgttaagaaaaaaattattttgataattttaaagtttaattactaaaagatttattataaaatacaatagtcatattaatatatacaatatattctatattaaatatatagttttgtattattattctatacaagttaaaaaaaaatttagtcattatttatttttattatgatagtttcttattatcattactaggataaattttacttaacatgttgttgtccaaaattaaaataaactagtatagtatttgtataggcaagaactaataaaacatacatacaagtatgaaaaatgtgaaagaatatatacaCTCATGATTCATaattattcctccacgagtagataataattacacttacattatcatttagatttttaaaatccttcaaaccctcatgaataatgtttttatttgatggaaaaattaataattattattatacaagtgtaaaaaatgtaaaaaaaaatatacaatcactcatagtgagaagctttacaacttttatgaaggggtcaacttcgaaatctaacactataatccataaaccttaaatttatatttaaccatcgattgtcatttattcttcttactgaattttatttttttaattttcttttttgaaaacatgatcatctggcggatgtaagaagatgaacggttcagatctttgatatcacgtttcgatatttacagttaactgaaatatgagtcaatgtcatatagtttgtagaaactttataaacatcaagcaatattttcattaatcgtaaaactctgaatataatatcaacaattcaaaccgttcatcttcctacaTCCTCTAAtaaatcatgttttcaaaaaagaaaatctgaaaaaacaaaatttgataagaacaatgaagcgtaaatgtaaacaacaatcaacggttaaattttgttcTATGATTTATGTGATTATAGTGgcaaatttcgaagttaagctcttcatgaaagttgtaaagcttgtcattacgagcgtttatatattttttacacttctacatgaattaaaaaactattaaagacatTACTTAAATAACAATCGTAAGATAAATGAGAGTAAATTTGTACTGTTGGATTctatttcacttatattattagaacttttttggatgaaaaaaccCCTTCTCTATTCcaatattttccaattttaccatttgatcaatttaggtaagcgaaaatatactaaaaagaaaaatgtgtttttatgttttggatgtgacaatatagtatgtatatatttatttagtattatgtttttcatttgattatttattggtttaaaatatattttccttaacgggtaaaaGTCGGGTCATATTATCTATTAATATTATCGAATCAGTTTCGgatcgggtcattttacctgtttattttaacggatcttacacgacacgacctattaagatatcaggtatgatactaaaacgacacgaacacagaaaacacgacacgaatgtcaGATCTAATATATTAGATTTGTTCCTTGACACCACTGTAAGCTAGGTGAAAAGACCAAAAAAACTCTGACAACATCCCAGCGGGGAGAGGCAATTATGTAAATTCCGGGTGAGAGGTTTCAGTTTGAGAATATAACTGAATAAGTTAAAAGAAACCACCTCATTGCGTGGATCAAACGAAGAATGTCAATGTTTCCCTCGGGCGGCAAATGCTCTCCCCCGCGCACTTTAGCTTAGTACACAGCTGGAATCAGCTACTTCCAAACAACTCAACTAACCTACGCCCGCCTCCTTACTCCATTGAATCATCCCTTAACCTGCACACCCGCTGCTgcatctcctcctcctcctcctcctcctcctcctcctcctctctcggCTGTTCTCGAATCAAAAGATGGCGAAACTTCCCAGCCCCGAACCCTTCCTCGAGACCCGCCGCGAAACCGACGCCGGAGCCGTCTTCGTCCTCCAATCCAAAGGTCACACGTCAGCCCTTCCCATCGCCGTTTACTCAATTTTCCTCCAGtcaattaattttgttttttttccttttctaatTATGTTAAAAATATGCAGGGCAGTGGTGGCACGCGGGGTTCCATCTGACAACGGCGATAGTGGGGCCCACAATACTGACGCTGCCGTACGCGTTTAGGGGGTTGGGGTGGGGCCCGGGGTTCCTCTGCCTGACCATCATGGGCCTGGTGACCTTCTACTCTTACTACCTCATGTCGATGGTGCTGGACCACTGTGAGAGGGAGGGTCGCCGCCACATCCGATTCCGTGAGCTCGCCGCCGACGTCTTAGGTAACAAAAAAATCTTTGCTTCCGtggggttttttttcttctgtttctaATTTTGGATCGCTGGGATCGTTCCGTGATTTGGGAATGTTTTGGTAAGCTTGGATTGAATGCTTTGAGCTCTGACTTTTATGTGCACGTGACAGTCTGTGCATATTTAAATAAAGGAAGCGGGTTTTGTTAGTTTGTAATTAGTGCTAAACAAGTTGCATTTGATTAAGCATTGCTTTTGACTTTTGAGTCATGTGATGCTTCTGCTGAATAAGCACTTGTATATATGGGAGCTTTGGATGGTAAACTAATTAAGTGTGGGATTCTATTTTTATAGGGTCAGGATGGATGTATTATTTCGTCATATTCATTCAAACGGCTATAAACACTGGGGTTGGAATAGGAGCTATTTTGCTTTCTGGGGAATGCCTCAAGGTATCTATtgcatcatcatcttcatcacttcACATCAACACGTGCAATAATGTGTTGGTTTGTCTATACGGGAAGTGATATCTGCACACTTGTTTTCTCTCTCTGCACAACTTTGGATTGACAAAATCAAAAGATAATTAAAAGGAGAATAGCCATTTCCAAGCTTATCCTCTCTATCAAACGAGGCCCAaggttaataaattaaaattggaaaaaaCTTAATTTGATCAAGCAAATAGCACATTTTGGGTTCGTGGGGAGAATGATCAGATAGAGATACTACATAAATTTTCCATTGTCGCCGCTTTCAAACCAATAGGGATACGAATCTAAGCCTCATCTCAATCTCCCAGTTTCACATCCAAACCGCACACACAATATTAAAAACGACTAACAGAAAAGCACTTTTTTGTTAATCACTTTTGCATGTTGAGCTGGTTCAGCACAGGCAAACCAGTTACTACTAGCATTTTCTATGGAAACAATGTTAAATGGATCAATGAAGATTTGCATGCAGAAACTGCTTTCTACTACGTAGGAGATGTGTTCGTTTTTCTCTTTTCCAGCATTGCAATGCAGTAGTTAGATTCTATTAACCTTGCATTGTCTTATTGTCATCTTGTTTTATTGTTAAGATTATGTACTCAGAGCTTTCTCCCAATGGATCTTTGAAATTGTACCACTTCATAGCCATGGTTACCGTGGTAATGATAGTCATCTCTCAGCTTCCAACTTTCCACTCCCTCAGGCACATCAACTTTGTTTCGCTGCTTCTCAGCTTAGGATACTCGTTCCTGGTGGTCGGTGCATGTATTTATGCAGGTACTTCATCCTTCAATATCCCATCAACATCCTCATTTATATTTTACTTCCATGCATTACTTATACAAAGAAATTACACATGTGTCTTTCTAGCCATCTTTCATGCGGCCATCTTTCATGCAGCAGTGTGCTTTTTCTCGAGTTCAAGGTTTCATTATGTTCaccaggaaaaaaaaagagagtaaaTAACTTGATTCTTCCAGAGGAGTTCGAACAACAAATTTTTTCTCGGTACCAAAACTTGCATTGGTCATTAACAACCCTCATTCCTCCTGAGCTTTCTATTGTCCGGCAGTAATGACGGATTATTTGTCAACAAGGGCCACGTAACGTATTGATTTATTCGATATGAAATTTGTTTATTCTAGAATTGAAAGTTCTAATTGTATGGTAAACATGTCTTTTTTCCTCTAGGTGCCTCTAAGAATCCCCCCGCAAgggactattctttagaatctTCAACTTCAACAAGGCTCTTCAGTGCCTTCACTTCCATCTCCATATTTGCTGCTATTTTTGGGAATGGAATACTACCTGAAATACAAGTAAATACTGAGTCTTTGCAAGTTTTTATCAGTTTTAGAATTCCAAGCTTTCAAATGCTAGTTTGCACGACTGTCGCATGATCTGGTAGCCTGATTGGAAACACCATGTGAATTTCTAGTTTTAGTGCGAATATCATGAATTTCCATCTAGTGTTGGTGCGAAATTGTGAACATAAAAGAACAATGCCAAAACAAGCTCTTGCTTACCATATGCTTCTTTATAAAATTTATCATATGCAATGGATCAATGCAGGCAACCTTGGCGCCACCAGCTACTGGAAAGATGGTGAAAGGTCTCGTGATGTGTTACGCGGTAATTTTCATTACATTCTATTCGACTGCAGTGTCCGGATACTGGGTGTTTGGGAACAAATCTAGTTCGAACATTCTCAATAGCCTAATGCCGGATGAGGGACCTTCTC is drawn from Malus domestica chromosome 14, GDT2T_hap1 and contains these coding sequences:
- the LOC114821029 gene encoding probable GABA transporter 2, producing the protein MAKLPSPEPFLETRRETDAGAVFVLQSKGQWWHAGFHLTTAIVGPTILTLPYAFRGLGWGPGFLCLTIMGLVTFYSYYLMSMVLDHCEREGRRHIRFRELAADVLGSGWMYYFVIFIQTAINTGVGIGAILLSGECLKIMYSELSPNGSLKLYHFIAMVTVVMIVISQLPTFHSLRHINFVSLLLSLGYSFLVVGACIYAGASKNPPARDYSLESSTSTRLFSAFTSISIFAAIFGNGILPEIQATLAPPATGKMVKGLVMCYAVIFITFYSTAVSGYWVFGNKSSSNILNSLMPDEGPSLAPTWVLGLTVIFVLLQLLAIGLVYSQVAYEIMEQKSADVKQGMFSKRNLIPRIILRSLYMALCGFFAAMLPFFGDISGVVGAVGFIPLDFILPMLLYNKTYKPAKSTFTYWMNISIIIVFTGAGLLGTFSSVRKLVLDANRFKLFSDDVVD